In the Ilumatobacteraceae bacterium genome, one interval contains:
- a CDS encoding poly-gamma-glutamate hydrolase family protein yields the protein MATPTFAELLALDGVREELELRGSFGFMAYHGGGLEETTDVIARAAAERSGASYYGVLHPPHWELHLPSTRVAPADSARLTEFIGHVDIVVTVHGFGRPALMTSLLLGGQNRRLAGHVAGHLRRALPAYDVIDDLDAIPKELRGVHDRNPVNLPVEQGVQIELPPRVRGSSPLWWDWEGGLTPHTEALIDGLAAAASTYAALSR from the coding sequence ATGGCAACGCCCACGTTCGCGGAGCTCCTCGCGCTCGACGGCGTGCGGGAGGAGCTCGAACTGCGGGGCTCGTTCGGGTTCATGGCCTACCACGGCGGCGGTCTCGAGGAGACGACCGACGTCATCGCTCGCGCCGCCGCCGAGCGGAGCGGCGCCAGCTACTACGGGGTGCTCCACCCGCCGCACTGGGAGCTGCATCTGCCGTCGACCCGGGTCGCTCCGGCCGACTCGGCGCGCCTCACCGAGTTCATCGGCCACGTCGACATCGTCGTGACCGTCCACGGGTTCGGTCGACCGGCGCTGATGACGTCGCTGCTGCTCGGCGGACAGAACCGTCGTCTCGCCGGGCACGTCGCGGGCCACCTCCGGCGGGCGTTGCCGGCCTACGACGTGATCGACGACCTCGACGCGATCCCCAAGGAGCTGCGCGGCGTGCACGACCGCAACCCCGTGAATCTCCCGGTCGAGCAGGGCGTGCAGATCGAACTCCCGCCGCGTGTGCGTGGATCCAGCCCGCTGTGGTGGGACTGGGAGGGTGGCCTGACCCCGCACACCGAGGCGCTGATCGACGGCCTCGCCGCCGCGGCGTCGACGTACGCCGCGCTCAGTCGTTGA
- the orn gene encoding oligoribonuclease, which produces MLVWMDLEMTGLDHTSDVIVEIATLVTDDDLDVVAEGPDLVVHQPDDVLARMDPFVVDMHTKSGLLDQIRASTITLEAAGAATLAFIREHAPVARTVPLCGNSIGTDRRFLAAYLPEIEEHLHYRSVDVSSLKELVRRWHPDVLTQRGWKQGAHRALDDIRESVSELQLYRTLVFCEPDEVARRLAVMQAAQAAEAGADTETAEPGADAAPLESSSE; this is translated from the coding sequence ATGCTGGTGTGGATGGATCTGGAGATGACCGGGCTCGATCACACGTCCGACGTGATCGTCGAAATCGCGACCCTGGTCACCGACGACGACCTCGATGTCGTCGCTGAGGGTCCCGACCTGGTGGTTCATCAACCCGACGACGTGCTCGCCCGGATGGATCCGTTCGTCGTCGACATGCATACGAAGTCGGGGCTGCTCGACCAGATCAGGGCGTCGACGATCACGCTCGAAGCGGCGGGCGCGGCGACGCTCGCCTTCATCCGGGAACACGCACCGGTCGCCCGAACGGTGCCCCTGTGCGGCAACTCGATCGGCACCGACCGTCGATTCCTCGCCGCGTACCTGCCCGAGATCGAGGAGCACCTCCACTACCGGTCGGTCGACGTGTCGAGCCTCAAAGAACTCGTGAGGCGCTGGCATCCCGACGTGCTCACCCAGCGCGGCTGGAAGCAGGGGGCCCATCGGGCGCTCGACGACATCCGAGAGAGCGTGTCCGAGCTCCAGCTGTACCGCACGCTGGTGTTCTGCGAACCCGACGAGGTCGCACGGCGGCTCGCCGTGATGCAGGCGGCGCAGGCCGCCGAGGCCGGGGCCGATACCGAGACCGCCGAGCCCGGGGCCGACGCCGCACCGCTCGAGTCCTCCTCCGAGTAG
- a CDS encoding M20 family metallopeptidase has translation MTLDTLRDEAVELQRDTVALRRALHERPEVGNDLPLTRERVLESLDGLPLDLTLHETTSGVSALLTGGRPGPTVLLRGDMDALPLHEDTGLDFSSRVDGRMHACGHDTHTAMLSSAAKLLAAHRDEIPGRVLFMFQPGEEGHHGAKYMLDEGLLDVPPLDDGTESPVTGAFALHITSTMPTGLVATKGGPILASADEFTIRVHGAGGHASAPSQAIDPVPIACEIVIALQTMITRRIDTFDPAVVTVGQIHAGTTTNIIPAVAEINGTIRTFSEQTRARVHDHLRRVAEKIAEAHGATAEPEVVLGYPVTSNQHEFASFTLDAARASIGHERVIELPNPIMAAEDFSYVLDRIPGAMMFLGGTAHDRDPATAPANHSNLVTFDEDAMTTGVEMYAQMALRHLGVND, from the coding sequence GCAACGATCTGCCGCTCACCCGTGAGCGCGTGCTCGAATCGCTCGACGGCCTGCCGCTCGACCTGACGCTGCACGAGACGACGTCGGGTGTCTCCGCACTGCTGACCGGTGGGCGGCCTGGGCCGACCGTGCTGCTGCGCGGCGACATGGATGCGCTGCCGCTGCACGAGGACACCGGGCTCGACTTCAGTTCTCGCGTCGACGGCCGGATGCACGCCTGCGGACATGACACCCACACGGCGATGCTCTCGTCGGCGGCCAAGCTGCTCGCAGCGCACCGGGACGAGATCCCCGGTCGGGTGCTCTTCATGTTCCAACCGGGCGAAGAGGGGCACCACGGCGCCAAGTACATGCTCGACGAGGGGCTGCTCGACGTGCCGCCGCTCGATGACGGCACCGAGTCACCGGTCACTGGCGCATTCGCCCTCCACATCACGTCGACGATGCCGACCGGTCTCGTCGCCACCAAGGGTGGCCCGATCCTCGCGTCGGCCGACGAGTTCACGATCCGCGTGCACGGAGCGGGTGGTCACGCCAGCGCGCCGTCCCAGGCGATCGATCCGGTTCCGATCGCGTGCGAGATCGTGATCGCCCTCCAGACGATGATCACGCGCCGGATCGACACCTTCGACCCGGCGGTCGTGACCGTCGGCCAGATCCACGCCGGGACCACCACCAACATCATCCCGGCCGTCGCCGAGATCAATGGCACGATCCGTACGTTCAGCGAGCAGACCCGGGCCCGCGTGCACGACCACCTTCGTCGGGTCGCCGAGAAGATCGCCGAAGCGCACGGCGCCACCGCGGAACCGGAGGTCGTGCTCGGCTACCCGGTCACCTCGAACCAGCACGAGTTCGCATCGTTCACGCTCGACGCGGCTCGGGCGTCGATCGGACACGAGCGGGTGATCGAACTGCCGAACCCGATCATGGCGGCGGAGGACTTCTCGTACGTGCTCGATCGGATCCCGGGGGCGATGATGTTCCTCGGCGGGACGGCGCACGACCGGGATCCCGCCACGGCGCCGGCGAATCACTCCAACCTGGTGACCTTCGACGAAGACGCCATGACGACCGGTGTGGAGATGTACGCCCAGATGGCGCTCCGCCACCTGGGCGTCAACGACTGA